A section of the Serratia liquefaciens ATCC 27592 genome encodes:
- the thrS gene encoding threonine--tRNA ligase — translation MPVITLPDGSQRHFDHPVSPLDVARDIGPGLAKACIAGRVNGELVDAGDLIESDAQLAIITIKDAEGLEIMRHSCAHLLGHAIKQLWPDTKMAIGPVIDNGFYYDVDIDRTLTQEDLDLLEKRMHELADKDYDVIKKKVSWQEARDTFAARGENYKVAILDENISHDDRPGLYHHEEYVDMCRGPHVPNMRFCHHFKLQKTSGAYWRGDSKNKMLQRIYGTAWADKKQLNAYLQRLEEAAKRDHRKIGKQLDLYHMQEEAPGMVFWHNDGWTIFRELEAFVRMKLKEYQYQEVKGPFMMDRVLWEKTGHWENYKDAMFTTSSENREYCIKPMNCPGHVQIFNQGLKSYRDLPLRMGEFGSCHRNEPSGSLHGLMRVRGFTQDDAHIFCTEEQVRAEVNECIRMVYDVYGTFGFDKIAVKLSTRPEKRIGTDDMWTRAEEDLAAALTENGIPFEYQPGEGAFYGPKIEFTLHDCLDRAWQCGTVQLDFFLPGRLGASYVGENNDRVVPVMIHRAILGSMERFIGILTEEYAGFYPTWIAPVQVVVMNITDSQSDYVQQLTKKLQDAGIRVKADLRNEKIGFKIREHTLRRVPYMLVCGDKEVESGKVAVRTRRGKDLGSLDVNEVVDKLQKEIRSRSLHQLEE, via the coding sequence ATGCCTGTTATTACTCTTCCTGACGGAAGTCAGCGTCATTTCGATCACCCTGTTTCCCCTTTGGATGTTGCCCGCGATATCGGCCCTGGCCTGGCGAAAGCCTGTATTGCCGGCCGTGTGAACGGTGAACTGGTTGATGCCGGCGATCTGATCGAATCAGACGCGCAGTTGGCTATCATCACCATCAAGGATGCCGAAGGCCTGGAAATCATGCGCCACTCCTGTGCGCACCTGTTGGGTCATGCCATCAAGCAGCTGTGGCCAGACACCAAAATGGCTATCGGCCCAGTGATCGACAACGGTTTCTATTATGACGTTGATATCGACCGTACCCTGACGCAGGAAGACCTGGATCTGCTGGAAAAGCGGATGCATGAGTTGGCCGACAAAGATTATGACGTCATCAAGAAGAAGGTTAGCTGGCAAGAAGCCCGTGACACCTTTGCCGCGCGTGGTGAAAACTACAAAGTGGCGATTCTGGATGAGAACATCAGCCATGACGACCGTCCTGGCCTGTATCACCACGAAGAATATGTCGACATGTGCCGCGGTCCGCACGTGCCGAACATGCGTTTCTGCCATCACTTCAAACTGCAGAAAACGTCTGGCGCCTACTGGCGTGGCGACAGCAAAAATAAAATGCTGCAGCGTATCTACGGCACCGCATGGGCAGACAAGAAACAGCTGAATGCCTATCTGCAGCGTCTGGAAGAAGCCGCCAAGCGTGACCACCGCAAGATCGGCAAGCAGCTCGACCTGTACCATATGCAGGAAGAAGCGCCGGGTATGGTGTTCTGGCACAACGATGGCTGGACAATTTTCCGCGAGCTGGAAGCCTTTGTGCGCATGAAGCTCAAAGAGTACCAGTACCAGGAAGTGAAAGGGCCATTTATGATGGACCGTGTGCTGTGGGAAAAAACCGGCCACTGGGAAAACTATAAAGACGCCATGTTCACCACCTCGTCGGAAAACCGCGAGTATTGCATCAAGCCGATGAACTGCCCGGGTCACGTGCAGATCTTCAACCAGGGCCTGAAATCCTACCGTGATTTGCCGCTGCGTATGGGTGAGTTCGGCAGCTGCCATCGTAACGAGCCTTCGGGTTCTCTGCATGGCCTGATGCGCGTACGCGGGTTCACCCAGGATGACGCCCATATCTTCTGTACTGAAGAGCAGGTGCGTGCCGAGGTGAACGAATGTATCCGTATGGTCTATGATGTCTACGGTACCTTTGGCTTCGACAAGATTGCGGTAAAACTTTCTACTCGCCCTGAAAAGCGTATCGGGACTGACGATATGTGGACCCGTGCGGAAGAGGATCTGGCTGCGGCGCTGACTGAAAACGGGATTCCGTTTGAATATCAGCCGGGTGAGGGTGCCTTCTACGGACCAAAAATTGAATTTACTCTGCATGATTGTTTGGATCGTGCATGGCAATGTGGTACCGTGCAGCTCGATTTCTTCTTACCTGGCCGTTTAGGCGCATCGTATGTTGGCGAAAACAACGATCGCGTGGTCCCGGTAATGATTCACCGCGCTATTTTGGGCTCCATGGAGCGTTTCATCGGTATTCTTACCGAAGAGTACGCAGGGTTCTACCCAACCTGGATTGCTCCGGTGCAGGTGGTGGTGATGAATATCACCGACAGCCAGTCTGATTATGTCCAGCAATTGACCAAAAAACTGCAGGACGCAGGGATTCGCGTTAAAGCGGACTTGAGAAATGAGAAGATTGGCTTTAAAATTCGCGAACATACTTTACGACGGGTTCCTTACATGTTGGTCTGCGGTGATAAAGAGGTCGAATCAGGCAAAGTTGCCGTTCGTACCCGCCGTGGCAAAGACCTGGGAAGCCTGGACGTAAACGAAGTCGTAGACAAGCTGCAAAAAGAGATTCGCAGCCGTAGTCTTCATCAACTGGAGGAATAA
- the infC gene encoding translation initiation factor IF-3 has product MKGGKRVQPARPNRINREIRAQEVRLTGVDGEQIGIVSLNEALEKAEEAGVDLVEISPNAEPPVCRIMDYGKFLYEKSKSTKEQKKKQKVIQVKEIKFRPGTDDGDYQVKLRNLIRFLEDGDKAKITLRFRGREMAHQQIGMEVLNRVRKDLCEDSDLAIVESFPTRIEGRQMIMVLAPKKRQ; this is encoded by the coding sequence ATTAAAGGCGGAAAACGAGTTCAACCGGCGCGTCCTAATCGCATTAACAGAGAAATTCGCGCGCAAGAAGTTCGCCTAACCGGCGTCGATGGCGAGCAGATTGGTATTGTCAGTCTGAATGAAGCTCTTGAAAAAGCTGAGGAAGCGGGCGTTGATTTAGTAGAAATCAGCCCAAATGCCGAACCGCCAGTTTGCCGAATCATGGATTACGGCAAATTCCTCTACGAGAAGAGCAAGTCGACAAAAGAACAGAAGAAGAAGCAAAAAGTTATTCAGGTCAAGGAAATCAAATTCCGTCCTGGTACCGATGATGGCGACTATCAGGTCAAACTACGCAACCTGATTCGCTTTCTGGAAGATGGCGATAAAGCCAAAATCACCCTGCGTTTCCGTGGGCGTGAGATGGCGCACCAACAGATCGGTATGGAAGTGCTTAACCGCGTCCGTAAAGACCTGTGTGAAGATTCTGATTTGGCCATTGTCGAATCCTTCCCTACGAGGATCGAAGGACGTCAGATGATCATGGTGCTCGCACCGAAGAAGAGACAGTAA
- the rpmI gene encoding 50S ribosomal protein L35: MPKIKTVRGAAKRFKKTGSGGFKRKHANLRHILTKKATKRKRHLRPKGMVSKNDLVLVTACLPYA; this comes from the coding sequence ATGCCAAAGATTAAAACTGTACGTGGTGCAGCCAAACGCTTCAAAAAAACCGGCAGCGGTGGTTTTAAGCGTAAACATGCTAACCTGCGTCATATTCTGACCAAAAAAGCAACCAAGCGTAAACGTCACCTGCGTCCGAAAGGCATGGTGTCTAAAAACGATCTGGTCCTGGTTACCGCGTGCCTGCCGTACGCTTAA
- the rplT gene encoding 50S ribosomal protein L20, with translation MARVKRGVIARARHKKILKQAKGYYGARSRVYRVAFQAVIKAGQYAYRDRRQRKRQFRQLWIARINAAARQNDMSYSKFINGLKKASIEIDRKILADIAVFDKVAFSALVEKAKAALA, from the coding sequence ATGGCTCGCGTAAAACGTGGTGTAATTGCACGCGCACGTCACAAGAAAATTTTAAAACAAGCGAAAGGTTACTACGGTGCCCGTTCGCGCGTTTATCGTGTTGCCTTCCAGGCAGTAATCAAAGCAGGTCAGTACGCTTACCGTGACCGTCGTCAACGTAAGCGTCAGTTCCGTCAGCTGTGGATTGCACGTATCAACGCAGCTGCACGTCAGAACGACATGTCTTACAGCAAATTCATTAACGGCTTGAAAAAAGCTTCTATTGAAATTGACCGTAAGATCTTGGCTGACATCGCAGTCTTCGACAAAGTGGCATTCTCTGCACTGGTTGAGAAAGCGAAAGCAGCACTGGCGTAA
- the pheM gene encoding pheST operon leader peptide PheM encodes MHAAIFRFFFYFSA; translated from the coding sequence ATGCACGCTGCTATTTTTCGTTTCTTCTTTTACTTTAGCGCCTGA
- the pheS gene encoding phenylalanine--tRNA ligase subunit alpha produces the protein MPHLAELVANAKAAVEDAQDVAALDLVRVEYLGKKGHFTLQMQSLRDVPAEDRPAAGAVINQAKQAVQDALNARKNTLESAALNERLAAETIDVSLPGRRMENGGLHPVTRTIDRIEAFFGELGFSVETGPEIEDDYHNFDALNIPGHHPARADHDTFWFDATRLLRTQTSGVQIRTMKNQQPPIRIIAPGRVYRNDYDQTHTPMFHQMEGLIVDKDISFTNLKGTLHDFLNNFFEEDLQVRFRPSYFPFTEPSAEVDVMGKNGKWLEVLGCGMVHPNVLRNVGIDPEIYSGFAFGMGMERLTMLRYGVTDLRAFFENDLRFLKQFK, from the coding sequence ATGCCACATCTCGCAGAGCTGGTTGCCAATGCCAAGGCAGCCGTAGAAGATGCCCAGGATGTTGCCGCGTTGGATTTGGTGCGCGTCGAATATTTAGGCAAGAAAGGCCATTTTACCTTGCAGATGCAATCGCTGCGTGACGTGCCGGCAGAAGATCGCCCGGCAGCAGGCGCGGTAATCAACCAGGCAAAACAGGCAGTGCAGGATGCGCTGAACGCGCGTAAAAATACGCTGGAATCGGCTGCGCTGAACGAGCGACTGGCAGCAGAAACCATCGACGTTTCCCTGCCGGGCCGTCGTATGGAAAACGGTGGGCTGCATCCGGTCACCCGTACCATCGACCGTATCGAAGCTTTCTTCGGCGAACTGGGTTTCTCCGTTGAGACCGGGCCTGAGATTGAAGACGACTATCATAACTTCGACGCGTTGAACATTCCGGGTCACCACCCGGCGCGTGCCGATCACGATACCTTCTGGTTCGACGCAACGCGCTTGCTGCGCACCCAGACTTCCGGCGTGCAAATCCGCACCATGAAGAACCAGCAGCCGCCAATCCGCATTATTGCGCCGGGCCGCGTTTATCGTAATGACTACGACCAAACGCACACCCCGATGTTCCATCAGATGGAAGGGCTGATTGTCGATAAAGACATCAGCTTCACCAATCTGAAGGGCACACTGCATGATTTCCTGAACAACTTCTTTGAAGAAGATTTGCAGGTTCGTTTCCGTCCGTCTTACTTCCCGTTTACCGAACCTTCCGCTGAGGTGGATGTGATGGGTAAAAACGGCAAGTGGCTGGAAGTTCTGGGTTGCGGCATGGTGCACCCGAACGTTCTGCGCAATGTGGGCATCGATCCGGAAATCTATTCCGGCTTCGCTTTCGGTATGGGTATGGAGCGTCTGACGATGCTGCGTTACGGCGTCACCGACCTGCGTGCGTTCTTCGAAAACGATCTGCGTTTCCTCAAACAGTTTAAGTAA
- the pheT gene encoding phenylalanine--tRNA ligase subunit beta — protein MKFSELWLREWVNPAISSEALSDQITMAGLEVDGVEPVAGVFNGVVVGHVVECGQHPNADKLRVTKVNVGGDRLLDIVCGAPNCRTGLKVAVATVGAVLPGDFKIKAAKLRGEPSEGMLCSFSELGITDDHDGIIELPEDAPIGTDIREYLSLDDNTIEISVTPNRADCLGIIGVARDVGVLNQVVLTEPDMSPVAATIADTLPIRVDAPQACPRYLGRVVKGINVKAASPLWMREKLRRCGIRSIDAVVDVTNYVLLELGQPMHAFDLSRIEGGIVVRMASEGETLTLLDGNEAKLNADTLVIADHQKALAMGGIFGGEHSGVNETTQDVLLECAFFSPLSITGRARRNGLHTDASHRYERGVDPALQYKAMERATRLLIDICGGQAGPVIDVTAEAELPKRATITLRREKLDRLIGHVVPSEQVSDILRRLGCQVTEQGDNWLAVAPSWRFDMEIEEDLVEEVARVYGYNNIPDVPVRADLIMTKHREADLTLKRVKTMLVDHGFQEAITYSFVDPKVQALLHPGEEMLILPSPISVEMSAMRLSLWTGLLSAVVYNQNRQQTRLRLFESGLRFVPDTAANLGIRQDVMLAGVIAGHTHEEHWDLARKPVDFYDLKGDLESVLELTGKLSEIQFKAETNPALHPGQSAAIYFQGERVGFIGVVHPELERKLDLNGRTVVFELEWNKVASRAVPQAREISRFPANRRDIAVVVAENVPAEDILAECKKVGANQVVGVNLFDVYRGKGVAEGYKSLAISLVLQDTARTLEEEEIAVTVAKCVEALKQRFQASLRD, from the coding sequence ATGAAATTCAGTGAACTCTGGTTGCGCGAGTGGGTAAACCCGGCCATCAGCAGCGAAGCATTATCCGATCAAATTACCATGGCCGGTCTGGAAGTAGACGGCGTGGAGCCGGTTGCCGGCGTCTTTAACGGCGTGGTAGTAGGCCATGTGGTTGAGTGCGGTCAGCACCCTAACGCAGACAAATTGCGTGTGACCAAGGTCAACGTGGGTGGCGATCGCCTGCTGGACATCGTCTGTGGCGCACCAAATTGCCGTACCGGCCTGAAGGTGGCGGTTGCCACCGTAGGTGCAGTACTGCCGGGTGACTTCAAGATCAAAGCCGCCAAACTGCGCGGCGAGCCTTCCGAAGGCATGCTGTGTTCGTTCTCCGAGCTGGGCATTACCGACGATCACGACGGTATCATTGAGCTGCCGGAAGACGCGCCGATTGGCACCGATATCCGTGAATACCTCTCGCTTGACGACAACACCATCGAAATCAGCGTAACGCCAAACCGTGCCGACTGCCTGGGCATTATCGGTGTAGCGCGTGACGTTGGGGTGCTGAACCAGGTCGTGCTGACCGAGCCGGATATGAGCCCGGTAGCCGCCACTATTGCGGATACGCTGCCAATTCGCGTTGACGCGCCGCAGGCGTGCCCGCGTTACCTGGGCCGCGTAGTAAAAGGCATCAATGTCAAAGCGGCAAGCCCACTGTGGATGCGCGAGAAGCTGCGTCGTTGCGGCATCCGCTCTATTGACGCAGTGGTTGACGTGACCAACTACGTACTGTTGGAACTGGGTCAGCCAATGCACGCTTTCGATCTGAGCCGTATTGAAGGCGGTATCGTGGTGCGTATGGCGAGCGAAGGCGAAACCCTGACGCTGCTGGACGGCAACGAAGCCAAACTGAATGCTGATACCTTAGTGATCGCCGATCACCAGAAAGCGCTGGCCATGGGCGGCATCTTCGGTGGTGAACACTCCGGCGTGAATGAAACTACTCAGGACGTGCTGCTGGAATGCGCGTTCTTCAGCCCGCTGTCCATTACCGGTCGCGCGCGCCGTAATGGTTTGCACACTGACGCTTCACATCGCTACGAGCGTGGCGTTGATCCTGCATTGCAGTACAAAGCGATGGAACGTGCGACCCGCCTGCTAATTGATATCTGTGGCGGCCAGGCTGGCCCGGTCATCGATGTGACAGCTGAAGCCGAATTGCCGAAGCGTGCCACCATCACCCTGCGTCGCGAAAAGCTGGACCGTCTGATCGGCCACGTGGTACCGAGCGAGCAGGTGAGCGATATTCTGCGTCGTTTAGGTTGCCAGGTGACCGAGCAAGGCGACAACTGGCTGGCGGTCGCGCCGAGCTGGCGTTTCGATATGGAAATCGAAGAGGACCTGGTAGAAGAAGTCGCACGGGTTTACGGCTACAACAATATTCCTGACGTGCCGGTACGTGCTGACCTGATCATGACCAAGCATCGCGAAGCGGATCTGACGCTCAAGCGTGTGAAAACCATGCTGGTCGATCACGGCTTCCAGGAAGCGATCACTTACAGCTTCGTCGATCCTAAGGTTCAGGCCTTACTGCACCCGGGCGAAGAAATGCTGATCCTGCCAAGCCCAATCTCGGTAGAGATGTCCGCTATGCGCCTGTCGCTGTGGACCGGCTTGCTGTCTGCGGTGGTATATAACCAGAATCGTCAGCAGACTCGTCTGCGCCTGTTTGAAAGCGGCCTGCGCTTTGTGCCTGATACTGCGGCAAATCTGGGTATCCGTCAGGATGTCATGCTGGCAGGGGTGATTGCCGGTCATACGCACGAAGAACATTGGGATCTGGCGCGTAAGCCGGTCGACTTCTATGATTTGAAAGGGGATCTGGAGTCTGTCCTGGAGCTGACCGGTAAATTATCCGAAATTCAGTTCAAGGCAGAGACCAATCCAGCCCTGCATCCAGGGCAAAGCGCCGCTATTTATTTCCAGGGCGAACGTGTCGGTTTCATCGGTGTGGTTCATCCGGAACTTGAACGTAAACTGGATCTTAACGGCCGTACCGTGGTGTTTGAACTGGAGTGGAACAAGGTCGCAAGCCGCGCCGTGCCTCAGGCGCGGGAGATTTCTCGCTTCCCGGCAAACCGTCGAGATATCGCCGTTGTGGTGGCTGAAAACGTCCCCGCAGAAGATATTTTGGCAGAGTGTAAGAAAGTTGGCGCAAATCAGGTAGTTGGCGTAAACTTGTTTGATGTGTACCGTGGCAAGGGCGTGGCAGAGGGTTATAAGAGCCTGGCTATCAGTCTGGTATTGCAGGATACCGCTCGTACACTGGAAGAAGAGGAGATAGCCGTTACCGTTGCAAAATGTGTAGAGGCTCTAAAACAGCGATTCCAAGCATCCTTGAGGGATTGA
- the ihfA gene encoding integration host factor subunit alpha, translating to MALTKAEMSEHLFEKLGLSKRDAKDLVELFFEEVRRALENGEQVKLSGFGNFDLRDKNQRPGRNPKTGEDIPITARRVVTFRPGQKLKSRVENASPKE from the coding sequence ATGGCGCTTACTAAAGCTGAAATGTCAGAACACCTGTTTGAAAAGCTTGGGCTTAGCAAACGGGATGCCAAAGACCTGGTAGAACTGTTTTTCGAAGAGGTACGTCGTGCTCTTGAGAACGGTGAGCAGGTGAAACTGTCAGGTTTTGGCAATTTTGATTTGCGTGACAAGAACCAACGTCCGGGGCGTAACCCGAAGACCGGCGAGGACATTCCGATTACGGCGCGCCGCGTGGTCACTTTCCGTCCAGGGCAAAAACTGAAAAGTCGGGTAGAGAACGCAAGCCCGAAAGAGTAA
- a CDS encoding DUF2502 domain-containing protein, translated as MKKILLLVCLPLLLPLVAQADVSIDINVPGVSVHLGDQDRRGYYWDGYDWRPPQWWHAHQGRGVGERNSRGLYWDGGRWQPSPPRGNDHRSPERGGNPFHGERDNRNDGNRHDNDHGKGRGNDNDHGKPYPQNGNDPRR; from the coding sequence ATGAAAAAGATCCTGTTGCTGGTGTGTTTACCGCTGCTGCTGCCGCTCGTGGCCCAGGCAGATGTCTCCATTGATATCAACGTGCCGGGCGTCTCGGTCCATCTGGGGGATCAGGATCGGCGAGGTTACTACTGGGACGGCTATGACTGGCGTCCGCCACAGTGGTGGCATGCCCATCAGGGACGCGGCGTGGGTGAGCGTAACAGCCGTGGTCTGTACTGGGACGGTGGTCGCTGGCAACCCTCACCGCCGCGCGGCAACGATCACCGGAGTCCAGAGCGGGGCGGCAATCCGTTCCACGGTGAACGCGATAACCGTAACGATGGCAACCGTCATGATAATGACCACGGTAAGGGCCGCGGCAACGACAATGACCACGGTAAACCCTACCCACAAAACGGAAATGATCCGCGACGCTAA